From Scleropages formosus chromosome 1, fSclFor1.1, whole genome shotgun sequence, a single genomic window includes:
- the LOC108934784 gene encoding zinc finger protein 665-like, protein MQCEQLHCPGMMECPQRSLQVLELRDVRGTQELPEKDSVAGMLLEASDAEQELFEVQIVSIKEELSDVEEAKDGPYLEVSCSHVKEETLKPIHVHRVFPVFGLFSDTESELPDQHVECAQNKEEALKPIHVHRVFSDFGLLCDAQSDDQSGTSGDKYTEDSGNVSSTVPDYSGLWGLSSLPQLSLFSDENCESIQSRETSRMSSSTASDCSRGTATSQHPNNFSHSKHLEADHRPYLCSICGKTFRRRYHLKSHLSVHLGEKPFHCTRCDKRFTMHRSLERHQQQCTGQVNRRCPFCGDIFRNLSHLQGHMVIHNAEKSFQCSRCGQHYRQSDYLKRHQGVLTEDPPCYCLECEKTLRLLAE, encoded by the coding sequence ATGCAGTGTGAGCAGTTGCACTGTCCAGGCATGATGGAGTGTCCTCAGAGGAGCTTGCAGGTGCTCGAGCTCAGGGATGTCCGTGGCACGCAGGAGTTGCCGGAAAAGGACTCCGTGGCAGGGATGCTGCTGGAGGCCAGTGATGCTGAACAGGAGCTGTTTGAGGTGCAGATTGTGTCTATTAAGGAAGAGCTGTCTGATGTAGAGGAGGCCAAAGATGGGCCCTACCTGGAGGTGAGCTGTAGTCACGTCAAGGAGGAAACTCTGAAGCCGATCCATGTCCACAGAGTGtttcctgtctttggactctttAGTGATACAGAGTCAGAGCTGCCTGACCAGCATGTGGAATGTGCGCAAAACAAAGAGGAAGCTCTGAAGCCAATCCACGTCCACAGGGTGTTCTCTGACTTTGGACTTTTATGTGACGCACAGTCCGATGACCAGTCAGGCACATCTGGAGACAAATACACGGAGGATTCGGGGAATGTCTCCTCAACTGTCCCAGATTACTCTGGGCTCTGGGGACTGAGCTCCCTGCCACAGCTCTCTCTGTTCTCAGATGAAAACTGTGAGTCCATCCAAAGCAGGGAGACTTCCAGGATGTCCAGTTCCACTGCCTCAGATTGTTCACGTGGCACGGCGACCTCTCAGCACCCCAATAATTTCTCCCACTCCAAACACCTGGAGGCAGACCACAGACCGTACCTCTGTAGTATTTGTGGCAAGACTTTCCGGCGCAGGTACCACTTGAAGTCCCACCTGAGTGTGCATCTGGGAGAGAAACCCTTCCACTGCACCCGCTGTGACAAGCGCTTCACTATGCACCGCAGCCTGGAGAGACACCAACAGCAGTGCACAGGCCAGGTCAACCGTCGCTGCCCCTTTTGTGGTGACATCTTCAGGAATCTCAGCCACCTGCAGGGGCACATGGTCATCCACAATGCGGAGAAGAGTTTTCAGTGCAGCCGTTGCGGACAGCACTACAGACAGTCTGACTACTTAAAGAGGCACCAAGGAGTGCTCACTGAAGACCCTCCCTGCTACTGCTTGGAGTGTGAAAAAACTCTGAGGCTGCTGGCCGAGTGA
- the LOC108934785 gene encoding zinc finger protein 3-like: MQCEQLHCPGMMECPQRSLQVLELRDVRGTQELPEKDSVAGMLLEASDAEQELFEVQIVSIKEELSDVEEAKDGPYLEVNCSHVKEETLKPIHVHRVFPVFGLFSDTESELPDQHVECAQNKEEALKPIHVHRVFSDFGLLCDAQSDDQSGTSGDKYTEDSGNVSSTVPDYSGLWGLSSLPQFSLFLDENCESVQSRETSRMSGCIASDCSYGTVTSQHPNNFSHSKHLEADHRPYFCSICGKTFRRRCRFNSHLNVHLGEKPFHCTRCDKRFTMQLSLDRHQQQCTGQAIRHCPFCGDIFRNLSHLQGHMIIHNAEKSFQCSRCGQHYRQSDYLKRHQTVLTVDSPHYCLECEKTLRLLGE, translated from the coding sequence ATGCAGTGTGAGCAGTTGCACTGTCCAGGCATGATGGAGTGTCCTCAGAGGAGCTTGCAGGTGCTCGAGCTCAGGGATGTCCGTGGCACTCAGGAGTTGCCGGAAAAGGACTCCGTGGCAGGGATGCTGCTGGAGGCCAGTGATGCTGAACAGGAGCTGTTTGAGGTGCAGATTGTGTCTATTAAGGAAGAGCTGTCTGATGTAGAGGAGGCCAAAGATGGGCCCTACCTGGAGGTGAACTGTAGTCACGTCAAGGAGGAAACTCTGAAGCCGATCCATGTCCACAGAGTGtttcctgtctttggactctttAGTGATACAGAGTCAGAGCTGCCTGACCAGCATGTGGAATGTGCGCAAAACAAAGAGGAAGCTCTGAAGCCAATCCACGTCCACAGGGTGTTCTCTGACTTTGGACTTTTATGTGACGCACAGTCCGATGACCAGTCAGGCACATCTGGAGACAAATACACGGAGGATTCAGGGAATGTCTCCTCAACTGTCCCAGATTACTCTGGGCTCTGGGGACTGAGCTCCCTGCCACAGTTCTCTCTGTTCTTAGATGAAAATTGTGAGTCTGTCCAAAGCAGGGAGACTTCCAGGATGTCTGGTTGCATTGCCTCAGATTGTTCATATGGCACGGTGACCTCTCAGCACCCCAATAATTTCTCCCACTCCAAACACTTGGAGGCAGACCACAGACCCTACTTTTGCAGTATTTGTGGTAAGACCTTCCGGCGCAGGTGCCGCTTTAACTCCCACCTCAACGTGCATCTTGGCGAAAAACCCTTCCACTGTACCCGCTGTGACAAGCGCTTCACCATGCAGCTCAGCCTGGACAGACACCAACAGCAGTGCACAGGCCAGGCCATCCGCCACTGCCCCTTTTGTGGTGACATCTTCAGGAATCTCAGTCACCTGCAGGGGCACATGATCATCCACAATGCGGAGAAGAGTTTTCAGTGCAGCCGTTGCGGACAGCACTACAGACAGTCTGACTATTTAAAGAGGCACCAAACAGTTCTCACTGTGGACTCTCCCCACTACTGCTTGGAGTGTGAGAAAACCCTCAGGCTGCTGGGCGAGTGA
- the LOC108934782 gene encoding zinc finger protein 467-like, giving the protein MATVKRVAAAAAITKVRKVAMALSEVEEYRTPMKPGPEAQKTKERRYECSVCGKRFQSRSHIKEHHRVHTGERPFPCDRCERSFTTPHNLRRHQGIHIKEDSYRCTLCGVLFCHEHTMSSMNSPSSPSPSSPKHKYTPPSPELLSSSKKKRPSHHLPSEQGKVKKEEVEMVSFQKCAGGLRKVAYEIEVVL; this is encoded by the coding sequence ATGGCTACAGTTAAGAGGGTTGCTGCCGCTGCAGCAATAACCAAAGTGCGGAAAGTGGCCATGGCCTTGTCAGAAGTGGAGGAGTATAGGACCCCCATGAAACCAGGACCTGAAGCACAGAAGACAAAGGAGAGACGCTACGAGTGTAGTGTGTGTGGGAAGAGGTTCCAGAGCCGGAGCCACATCAAAGAGCACCATCGTGTGCACACCGGTGAGCGGCCCTTCCCTTGTGACCGCTGCGAGCGTTCCTTCACCACTCCTCACAACCTTAGACGCCACCAGGGCATCCATATCAAGGAGGACAGCTACCGCTGTACCCTCTGTGGTGTTCTGTTCTGCCACGAACACACGATGTCTAGCATGAACAGTCCCTCTTCACCATCGCCATCCTCTCCAAAGCACAAGTACACACCCCCAAGTCctgagctgctgtcttcatcCAAGAAGAAAAGGCCCAGCCACCATCTGCCCTCAGAACagggaaaagtgaagaaagagGAGGTGGAGATGGTGTCTTTCCAGAAGTGTGCCGGAGGGTTGAGGAAAGTTGCTTATGAAATAGAGGTAGTGCTTTAA